CGTATCAACGCGCTGAGAAGTGTGGGTGTACCTTATGTGGAAGGATATGAAGACATAGCTATTCGTGATCTGGAAGCACAAGCAGAAGCAATCACTCAAGGCCTGAAAGATAACGGATTTGATCAGATTGACGGAATACAAATCACTTCCGATAAAGAGATCATTGCCATTATTGCTTACATGCAACGACTGGGAATCGATATTAGAGGAGAAGAAAACCCCTGGGAAGCACTTCCGTCCAGTGACCGAATTCAAGCGAATTTCAAACCACAGCAGGAGGAGTAATCATGTATAAGAATGTATTACGTGCCATTGAAGATATTGGGATATATCCAAGCATTTCCCTGATTCTGTTTTTCACTTTTTTCGTGATTATGATCATTTATCTGATCAAAAAAGGAAAGCATCACTGGGATGATGCGGCACGCCTCCCCCTCGAAGATGATAAGATGAACTATAACCAATCAGAGCAATGAAAATATTAGACGACGAAAAAGATCTGCTACTCGATCATGAGTATGATGGCATCCGCGAACTCGACAATCATATGCCTGTTTGGTGGTTGTGGTTGTTCTATTTCACCATTGCGTGGGGTGTTGGCTACATGGTATATTACTATATGCTCGGTGGTCCTTCTCAGGAAGAACTCTACGAAATGGAAATGGCAGCAGCCGAAGAGCAATACAATCTGGATAGTAGCGGTGATGTTGACCCTCAGGGAGGAAGTGATTTTACCTGGGCATACCTGGAAGACGAAGCTCGCATCACTGAAGGAAAAGAGATCTTCATGAGTAACGGTAACCTTTGCTACACCTGCCACGGGAGCAATGGTGAAGGGCTTGTTGGCCCTAACCTTACCGATGACCTCTGGATTCACGGCTGTTCTGCCGAGGAAATGGCTGCAAGTATTATCGAAGGCTTTCCCGACAAAGGTATGATCGCATACGGAAGTGGTGCGCCTATGTCTAATGATAAAGTGCAAAGCCTGATCAGTTACATAGCATCTATTCAGGGAACGGAACCTGCCGGAGCCAAAGCGCCGGATATGAGTCGGGCCCAACCCTGTACTATTGAGTGATTTCAGTGATGAAGTGATAATGATAAGTGATGAGTAAGGCATTTGATCAACAAAAACCTACTTATCACTTCATCACCCAATCACTTTATCACATTCATAAAATCATCACAAAAGAAAAATACATTAGGGCATTATTTGAGGTCGAATAAACGAGAGCGAAAAAAATGGCATCGTTAGAAGAAAAAAGAAGAATTGACAAGAAACAGTTTCGCGACCACCTTGCTACTGTAAGTGAGGAAGGCAAGCGCAACTGGATTTATCCCAAAAAACCAGATGGCCGCCATTACAATGCCCGTAATGTAGTTGCCGTGCTCCTATTGGCTTTTTTCTTTTCAGGACCGTTCATCACCATTAATGGCAATCCCTTATTGTTACTGAACATTCTCGAACGAAAGTTTGTGATTTTTGGCGTGGCTTTCTGGCCACAAGATTTACATCTGCT
The genomic region above belongs to Gracilimonas sp. and contains:
- a CDS encoding cbb3-type cytochrome c oxidase subunit 3, which produces MYKNVLRAIEDIGIYPSISLILFFTFFVIMIIYLIKKGKHHWDDAARLPLEDDKMNYNQSEQ
- a CDS encoding cbb3-type cytochrome c oxidase N-terminal domain-containing protein; amino-acid sequence: MKILDDEKDLLLDHEYDGIRELDNHMPVWWLWLFYFTIAWGVGYMVYYYMLGGPSQEELYEMEMAAAEEQYNLDSSGDVDPQGGSDFTWAYLEDEARITEGKEIFMSNGNLCYTCHGSNGEGLVGPNLTDDLWIHGCSAEEMAASIIEGFPDKGMIAYGSGAPMSNDKVQSLISYIASIQGTEPAGAKAPDMSRAQPCTIE